A segment of the Synergistaceae bacterium genome:
CTTAAATTCTTAAAATTCTTCAAAGCTCTTTGTCTCTTTGATATAATAACTATTGCGGCTTCGTTTTGGCGTGTTTCACACGTCTTAGCGAGGTCGCTTTTTTATTGTAATTATTCAAACTCAGGGGAGCGGATTTCATGTTTGATAGATTGCTCTCGAAAAGAAGACGTAAGCTGGGAGCTTCATGAGTTCGAACAACTCATACTAGATAATGAGGAACTTATCGCATTGAGAAAGGTTAGTTTGACTTCGACAATAAAGGTAATTGCGAGACGCGACGCTGTTGTCCTGTACGGCGCAGGGGCATTATGACTGAAAATATGCCGGAGCATATCACACAGGAGTTCCTTGACATAATCAAGCTGCCCAACCTCGGCGGCAAGCGGCTGAATTATTTGCTTGTTATGCCCTGTTATATTGAAAACATAGCGAGGCTATACCAATTTCCTCACGGTATAACCTTGGTATCGTCCGCACTCAAAGTAAGCGGGCGGAGCGTGTTCACGCTCAACCTCAACTATAAAGAAAACCCGCTTGAACTGCTGAGGCACGTTATTGTTGAAAACAACATCGATGTTGTCGCGACGGGCGGGTTAAGCGGGAATTATGACGCGCTGAAAAGCGTGTTGGATTGCGCGAAGTCTGCCAAAGCCGATGTTGTCGCAATTGTCGGTGGGGGGATTATAACCGCCGACCCGATCATTGCGATGCAAGCCTTGGAGACCGCCGACTACGGCGTTATCGGCGAGGGCGAGATAACGATCAACGAACTTGCTTACGCGCTTGAAAACGATTTAGACGTTGCGGCTGTGGCGGGTATCGTGACGAAATCCGGCATGATAACAAAATCGCGTGCGGAGATTGCAAACTTGGATTGTTTACCGTTTCCCGACTATGACGGTTTTGAATTTGCGTATCTAATGGGTGAAAAAATGTATCATGCGGCGAATATTGTTGAAAAAAGCGCGCTTCTCGCGGCGAGCCGCAGCTGCCCGTATAACTGCACGTTTTGTTTTCATTCAAGCGGCAAAAAATACCGTCGCCGTTCGCTTGACAATGTATTTGAAGAGATTGATTACATTGTGAACAAATACAAGCCGGCAATGCTCTTTATGAATGATGAATTGTTTTTTTCCAACCGTAAAGTAATCGGTGAATTTTGTGAACGAATTAAGAAATACAGCATTCCTTGGTCGTGTGCCGGAAGAGTTGATACGGTGAACCGGGAAATATTACAAACTGCAAAGGATTCGGGTTGTATCGCTCTGTCGCTTGGCATTGAAAGCGCGGACAATTCAATTCTCAAAAGTATGCGCAAAAATATAACGGTCGAGCAAATAGAAACGGCGTTCACGGCGGCGTATGACGTGGGCCTTGAAGCATACGGCAACCTCATTTTCGGCGATTTGGAAGAGACCCGCGAGACGATTATTCATTCGCTCAACTGGTGGAAAGCGCATCAGAATTGGACTATCTATCTTTTCTGGATATATACCTTCCCCGGCAGTCATTTGTACAAAACCGCAATCGAGCGCGGAATAATAACCGACCCTGTAAAGTATCTCAAAGACAATCGTATGCAAATTAACATTAGCAAAATGCCCGACAAAGAATACTGGGATATGGTCGTCAACGTCGAGTTGTTCCAGTGGCTGTACGGCGCGGGAATCGACGTTGACATTGAAGCCCTTGATTTCGGCGTTGTCGCGAAAAAACTGACGGACTTATGTGTGTCGGGTAAAGTCGCCGTTTGGCCGACAATTCTGACAGTCGCGGAAATGCTGAACAGAATATCTCCGGAGTTTGTCGCGCACCCGAACACGTTTTTTGTGAACGTCAACCCTCACGAGGAGCGCAGCAAGGGCGTATTTGAAATTACGGGCAAACCGCTCTTACTCCCGCAAGTTATAGAGGACAATCAAATTGAGACTGTGCTTTACGCTTTTCCGCAGGTCAAGTCAACCGCGTTGAACGAAATTGCCACGATGATTGACGACTTGTATCCGTCGGTAAAACGAATCGTAACGATTAAAGATTTACGATAAAAATTTTATAATTTTTAAATTAATATATATTCACATAAAAATACAAAACTAATTTTTAAAATCATCCTTATTTAATTCGAAATACTTATTTCAAAATTAATATATAATATTAAATTGATGGTATAGACAATTTCAATATCAGATACTATGCTGGGGACAATTCGAAGCCGAGTTTTTAAAATGAACGAGCTACGGGGTACTGCCAGCGAAATTCAAAGTTAGGAGAGAAGCGCATGAGAGAT
Coding sequences within it:
- a CDS encoding B12-binding domain-containing radical SAM protein, which produces MTENMPEHITQEFLDIIKLPNLGGKRLNYLLVMPCYIENIARLYQFPHGITLVSSALKVSGRSVFTLNLNYKENPLELLRHVIVENNIDVVATGGLSGNYDALKSVLDCAKSAKADVVAIVGGGIITADPIIAMQALETADYGVIGEGEITINELAYALENDLDVAAVAGIVTKSGMITKSRAEIANLDCLPFPDYDGFEFAYLMGEKMYHAANIVEKSALLAASRSCPYNCTFCFHSSGKKYRRRSLDNVFEEIDYIVNKYKPAMLFMNDELFFSNRKVIGEFCERIKKYSIPWSCAGRVDTVNREILQTAKDSGCIALSLGIESADNSILKSMRKNITVEQIETAFTAAYDVGLEAYGNLIFGDLEETRETIIHSLNWWKAHQNWTIYLFWIYTFPGSHLYKTAIERGIITDPVKYLKDNRMQINISKMPDKEYWDMVVNVELFQWLYGAGIDVDIEALDFGVVAKKLTDLCVSGKVAVWPTILTVAEMLNRISPEFVAHPNTFFVNVNPHEERSKGVFEITGKPLLLPQVIEDNQIETVLYAFPQVKSTALNEIATMIDDLYPSVKRIVTIKDLR